The following proteins are co-located in the Trichormus variabilis 0441 genome:
- a CDS encoding glycosyltransferase: MAVIGCPILPGDVAGIGSFVSDDNFITIVKMTSLFINNAPTFSGNSRSTLKKRTLLFRYLAEINLIFGLWYLQWRITNSINFDALWLSIPLLLAEIYSYIGGVMFVIGLWRPLVRQIKSLDQLTPPLPPTDWPIVDVFITCYNEPPEMVEQTAQAALAIDYPPTKLYVYVLDDGNSPTMRAMTERLCIADLQSPLLQQEANRIDAERSHLVERLQNLESFTPNIQVAEEWLSKSSSVPSQDTTKTEVLAQSLQQFIRWLSPKHHSVTERLKTERQALAAAIRQKELELVELARLRYIARPKPVGVPHHAKAGNLNYAIFSGETSGELILTLDADHIPKPQFLKRVLPYFYTYNLFNGKYEQNRIAFVQTPQDFYNIPPSDPFGHRASLFYGPLQQGKDGMNAAFYTGTNAILRREALINVGLQYFADDFTKDEKRLDEFQLVGGLSSNSITEDMNTAMRLHGAGWKSVYHHELLAEGLAPDDLSSTLKQRLRWAQGTIQVLVRENPLSKPGLTFWQRLQYFKTMYSYFSGFATLIFISCPIIYFFTEISPVKTYGIDFIVHFLPTFIINRLTFIVAIWGIPASEIWRSEQYAIALFPVFIQAVWSVFTGQKINFQVTPKQRQSGIYLQMIWPQLMFLLLTIIGIVWSLYNFVIGHLNHPWVNLLNSSWAIYNLLLLSGIIRASVWQMPKDHSNKI, from the coding sequence ATGGCAGTTATTGGATGTCCGATTCTTCCCGGTGATGTAGCAGGAATTGGGAGTTTTGTTTCCGACGATAATTTTATTACCATTGTCAAAATGACTTCTCTATTTATTAATAACGCTCCAACTTTTTCTGGCAACAGTCGTTCCACCCTCAAAAAAAGAACACTGCTATTTCGCTACCTCGCAGAAATCAATTTAATTTTTGGTCTGTGGTATTTACAATGGCGCATTACCAACTCCATAAATTTTGATGCGTTATGGCTCTCGATTCCGTTGTTGCTGGCGGAAATTTATAGCTACATTGGCGGAGTGATGTTTGTCATTGGCTTGTGGCGACCTTTAGTCCGACAGATTAAGTCACTTGACCAGTTGACTCCACCGCTACCGCCAACGGATTGGCCGATTGTAGATGTTTTTATCACTTGTTATAATGAACCGCCGGAGATGGTCGAACAGACGGCCCAAGCCGCTTTAGCCATAGATTATCCACCAACTAAGTTGTATGTTTACGTTTTGGATGATGGTAATTCCCCCACTATGCGAGCCATGACGGAAAGGTTATGTATTGCAGATTTACAGTCACCACTACTACAGCAAGAAGCCAACCGCATTGATGCAGAACGCTCGCACTTGGTAGAACGTCTGCAAAATCTAGAAAGTTTCACCCCTAATATTCAAGTGGCTGAAGAATGGTTGTCAAAATCGTCATCAGTTCCTAGCCAGGACACAACCAAAACTGAAGTTTTAGCCCAGAGTTTGCAACAGTTTATTCGTTGGTTATCTCCCAAGCATCATAGTGTTACTGAACGACTCAAAACTGAACGCCAAGCTTTAGCAGCCGCTATTCGCCAAAAAGAACTAGAATTGGTCGAACTTGCTAGATTGCGTTATATTGCTCGTCCTAAACCTGTGGGTGTGCCCCACCATGCGAAAGCGGGAAACCTCAATTACGCAATTTTTTCTGGCGAAACTTCGGGAGAATTGATTCTTACTTTAGACGCTGATCATATTCCCAAACCCCAATTTCTCAAACGGGTTTTGCCATACTTCTACACATACAATCTGTTCAATGGCAAATATGAACAGAACCGCATTGCTTTTGTACAGACACCTCAGGACTTTTATAATATTCCCCCAAGCGATCCCTTTGGGCATCGAGCCAGTTTATTTTATGGGCCGCTACAACAGGGTAAAGATGGGATGAATGCGGCATTTTATACAGGCACTAACGCCATTTTGCGACGTGAGGCCTTAATTAATGTGGGACTGCAATATTTTGCTGATGATTTTACCAAAGATGAAAAACGATTAGATGAATTTCAATTAGTCGGTGGTCTATCTAGCAACAGTATTACAGAAGATATGAATACCGCCATGCGTCTACATGGTGCTGGTTGGAAATCGGTTTATCATCATGAACTTTTGGCAGAAGGTTTAGCACCTGATGACCTCAGTTCTACTTTGAAACAAAGACTACGTTGGGCGCAGGGAACAATCCAAGTACTAGTGAGAGAAAACCCACTGAGCAAACCGGGACTCACGTTTTGGCAACGTCTGCAATATTTTAAGACGATGTATAGTTATTTTTCTGGTTTTGCTACGCTTATTTTTATTTCTTGCCCAATTATCTATTTCTTTACAGAAATTTCTCCTGTAAAAACATACGGTATTGATTTTATTGTACACTTTTTACCTACCTTTATCATCAATCGTCTAACCTTTATTGTGGCAATATGGGGCATTCCAGCTAGTGAAATTTGGCGTTCTGAACAATATGCGATCGCCTTATTTCCCGTATTTATTCAAGCTGTTTGGAGTGTATTCACTGGACAGAAGATTAACTTTCAAGTTACACCCAAACAACGACAGTCAGGGATTTATCTACAAATGATTTGGCCACAATTAATGTTTTTATTGCTAACTATTATAGGAATAGTTTGGAGTCTTTACAACTTTGTAATTGGTCACCTCAATCATCCTTGGGTTAACCTACTCAATAGCTCCTGGGCTATCTATAACCTGCTCCTTTTATCAGGTATCATTCGTGCATCTGTTTGGCAAATGCCAAAAGATCATTCAAATAAAATATGA
- a CDS encoding DUF3131 domain-containing protein → MLYKQRQQKLWKWMALFLVGTLLQFLFYVPVRTLAQSSHVAANSASCSSITSPLTPEEQTYARAAWQYFVKNYQPATGFTNSTGGYPSGTLWDMGNYLMALNAARWLNLTDQTDFDARLNKFLTGLGNLKLFEDALPNKVYNAATGQMVDYTNNPIERGIGWSALDVGRILAAFDVIRTCHPQYNDWLKGIVAKWQVGRSLKDEQLFGATVLPDNTTLLVQEGRLGYEEYAVRGYQLWGFAAPKALALEPYKMVEINGVQIPVDTRDFQSTNANNYVVSESYILEGIEFGFQGELGDFAARVLEAQKRRYDATGQLTAVTEDNIDQEPYFLYNTIYANGKNWATITDTNQPYPQFRSISTKAAFGWRYLFPDNAYAQKIFDAVKDLRSPDGGGFYAGIYEESKQPNKALTGNTNGLILEILYYKARGNRPLIGSSAVSQPSKPANNNTSSAATPPPAETPKVTQTSTTPTNSSPPISGNTPQVAEVTIAPIPPVGNPDPSSTLKLARPLTVVERRYAEAAWRYFQANYHARSGLIDDRSDFQGATLWGLGDYLAALHAVRSLEIITPKEFDQRTRHLLAALGQLPLFAGELPHRGYDTRVLQPIDYGGNPVPQGNGWSALDIGRLLAALYNLKSCHPEYTQAVDQIVLDWSYLRVVRDGVLSSATVTPGKEGRYLTRVNLETRLGYEEYAARGFQLWGFEVEGSAIGGEYQTTLVEGVEVPTQRRRTDTNSKVNQYTVSNPFLLYALEFGLDPQMRSLFESIFQSQAARYRRTDTLTASATTLIDRKPYTVHSTITGKGEPWQTLGDDGQTVPQGRMVSTAVGFAYHALLPETQYSQKLFAGTTDLYNPLAGFYEGFYETTGKTAVGFTSSTNSMILQSLLYMVTNRQPLIRPSSAMQSPWWQAVAQGDSGRGLPRIAKSRVRLISDSYGSYWMSDSSR, encoded by the coding sequence ATGCTATACAAGCAACGCCAACAAAAGCTGTGGAAATGGATGGCATTGTTCCTAGTTGGGACATTGTTGCAGTTTTTGTTTTATGTTCCAGTACGTACCTTAGCACAGAGTTCTCATGTTGCTGCTAATTCCGCTAGTTGTAGCAGTATTACATCTCCTCTCACCCCTGAGGAACAAACTTATGCTCGTGCGGCTTGGCAATATTTTGTGAAAAACTATCAGCCAGCAACAGGATTTACCAATTCCACCGGGGGTTATCCTTCCGGTACGCTGTGGGATATGGGGAACTACTTGATGGCGTTGAATGCGGCGCGGTGGTTGAATCTCACTGATCAAACAGACTTTGACGCTCGCCTGAATAAGTTTTTGACTGGTCTGGGAAATCTGAAATTGTTTGAGGATGCTTTACCTAATAAAGTCTACAACGCAGCCACCGGACAGATGGTAGATTACACTAATAATCCCATTGAACGGGGTATTGGCTGGTCTGCTTTAGATGTCGGTCGGATATTGGCGGCCTTTGATGTGATTCGCACCTGTCACCCTCAATATAATGATTGGCTCAAAGGGATTGTAGCTAAGTGGCAAGTAGGGCGATCGCTCAAAGATGAACAACTGTTTGGCGCAACAGTCCTCCCAGATAACACCACATTACTGGTACAAGAAGGACGACTCGGCTATGAAGAATACGCTGTTAGGGGTTATCAACTTTGGGGTTTTGCCGCGCCCAAGGCTCTGGCGTTAGAACCATATAAGATGGTGGAAATTAATGGTGTACAGATCCCTGTTGATACCCGTGATTTCCAAAGCACCAATGCCAATAATTATGTTGTGAGCGAGTCTTATATTCTTGAGGGCATCGAATTTGGTTTTCAGGGAGAGTTAGGCGATTTTGCGGCTAGGGTTTTGGAGGCGCAGAAGCGGCGCTACGATGCGACAGGTCAGTTAACTGCGGTGACGGAAGACAACATCGACCAAGAACCTTATTTTCTCTACAACACCATTTACGCCAACGGTAAAAACTGGGCAACCATCACCGATACTAACCAACCTTACCCCCAGTTTCGTAGCATTAGTACCAAAGCAGCTTTTGGTTGGCGCTATCTTTTTCCAGATAATGCTTATGCACAAAAGATTTTCGATGCGGTCAAGGATCTCCGCAGTCCCGATGGCGGTGGTTTTTACGCTGGCATTTATGAGGAATCAAAGCAGCCGAATAAAGCTTTAACTGGCAATACCAATGGGCTAATTTTGGAGATTTTATACTACAAAGCCAGAGGAAATCGTCCTTTAATTGGTTCGAGTGCTGTTAGTCAACCAAGCAAACCAGCAAACAACAATACTTCCTCTGCTGCGACTCCCCCACCAGCAGAAACTCCCAAGGTGACACAAACATCTACAACCCCAACAAATTCTAGCCCTCCAATATCAGGAAATACTCCTCAGGTTGCGGAAGTGACGATCGCACCCATTCCCCCAGTGGGTAATCCAGACCCATCCTCTACCCTGAAACTGGCTCGACCCCTAACGGTAGTGGAACGACGCTATGCAGAAGCAGCATGGAGGTACTTTCAAGCCAATTATCATGCTCGTAGTGGGTTAATCGACGATCGCAGTGATTTTCAGGGTGCTACTCTTTGGGGATTGGGAGATTATTTAGCCGCGCTTCATGCAGTGCGATCGCTTGAGATTATTACCCCGAAGGAATTTGACCAGCGTACCCGGCATTTATTAGCAGCCTTAGGCCAGCTACCCTTATTTGCCGGAGAATTACCGCATCGAGGTTATGATACGCGAGTTCTCCAACCGATTGATTATGGTGGGAATCCGGTTCCCCAGGGTAACGGTTGGTCAGCTTTAGATATAGGTAGGTTATTAGCAGCACTGTATAACTTAAAAAGCTGTCACCCAGAATATACCCAAGCAGTTGATCAAATTGTCTTGGATTGGTCATACCTGCGGGTAGTGCGGGATGGAGTTCTTTCCAGCGCCACAGTTACCCCAGGGAAGGAAGGACGATATCTTACCCGCGTCAATTTGGAAACCCGCTTGGGTTATGAAGAATATGCTGCTCGTGGTTTTCAACTATGGGGATTTGAGGTAGAGGGTTCGGCTATTGGTGGTGAATATCAAACTACCTTGGTGGAAGGTGTGGAGGTTCCTACCCAACGCCGTCGCACAGATACCAACTCCAAAGTTAACCAATATACAGTCAGTAATCCTTTCTTACTTTACGCCCTGGAATTTGGCTTAGATCCACAAATGCGATCGCTCTTTGAGTCCATTTTCCAATCACAAGCAGCGCGTTACCGCCGCACCGACACCTTGACAGCCTCAGCCACCACTCTCATAGACCGCAAGCCTTACACCGTCCACAGCACAATTACCGGTAAGGGTGAACCTTGGCAAACCTTAGGAGATGACGGACAAACTGTACCCCAAGGACGAATGGTAAGTACAGCCGTGGGTTTTGCTTATCATGCGCTCCTGCCAGAAACTCAATATAGTCAAAAGTTATTTGCAGGAACCACAGACTTATATAACCCACTAGCAGGATTTTATGAGGGCTTTTATGAAACCACAGGTAAAACAGCCGTTGGTTTCACCAGCAGCACCAACAGCATGATTTTACAATCCTTGCTATACATGGTCACCAACCGCCAACCCTTAATTCGTCCATCAAGCGCTATGCAGTCGCCTTGGTGGCAAGCTGTGGCTCAAGGGGACTCCGGCCGAGGCTTACCGAGAATTGCTAAATCAAGGGTCAGATTAATTTCTGATAGTTATGGCAGTTATTGGATGTCCGATTCTTCCCGGTGA